The proteins below come from a single Asanoa ferruginea genomic window:
- a CDS encoding polyribonucleotide nucleotidyltransferase, protein MTETKLGDKQSTAVIDNGAFGTREITFTTGRLAKQAPGSCIAQLGDTTVLSTTAAGKSPRDQFDFFPLTVDVEERMYAAGRIPGSFFRREGRPSEDAILTCRLIDRPLRPSFVKGLRNEVQVIETILALDPAHPYDVVAINAASLSTKLSGLPFSGPIGATRMAHIDGQWVAFPTHEELARATFDMVIAGRVLPDGDVAIMMVEAEATEHTVKLVADGATAPTEDVVAGGLEAAKPAIRELCRAQSELADVAAKPVTEFPVFLDYQDDAYDAVSGAVRGEVAEALKIVHKAEREEALDRIKDKVHEQLDAQFEGREKELSAALRSVTKNEVRSRVLRDQVRIDGRGPRDIRPLSAQIEVLPRVHGSALFERGETQILGVTTLNMLRMEQQLDTLSPEKHKRYMHNYNFPPYSTGETGRVGSPKRREIGHGALAERALIPVLPAREEFPYAIRQVSEALSSNGSTSMGSVCASTLALLSAGVPLKAPVAGIAMGLISDEVDGKTQYVTLTDILGAEDAYGDMDFKVAGTPDFVTALQLDTKLNGIPSDVLAGALQQAHEARTTILGVMHDAIEAPATMSDHAPRVTTVKIPVDKIGMVIGPKGQTINAIQDETGAEISIEDDGTIYVGATNGPSAEAAVERINAIANPTLPKVGDKFLGTVVKTAAFGAFVSLLPGRDGLLHISKVGNGKRVERVEDFLNVGDKVEVQIADIDARGKIYLDKVRAEGEEAPAEEEGAERPPARSGDRGPRDRGDRDRGDRGPSGDRGPSRGDEGGGEGGEPRRRRNRHS, encoded by the coding sequence ATGACCGAGACCAAACTCGGCGACAAGCAGAGCACCGCGGTGATCGACAACGGGGCCTTCGGCACCCGGGAGATCACCTTCACCACCGGCCGCCTCGCGAAGCAGGCGCCCGGCTCCTGCATCGCGCAGCTCGGTGACACCACCGTCCTGTCGACGACCGCGGCCGGCAAGTCGCCGCGCGACCAGTTCGACTTCTTCCCGCTGACGGTCGACGTCGAGGAGCGGATGTACGCGGCCGGCCGGATCCCCGGCTCGTTCTTCCGCCGCGAGGGCCGGCCCAGCGAGGACGCCATCCTCACCTGCCGGCTGATCGACCGGCCGCTGCGCCCGTCGTTCGTCAAGGGCCTGCGCAACGAGGTCCAGGTCATCGAGACCATCCTGGCGCTCGACCCGGCCCACCCCTACGACGTGGTCGCGATCAACGCGGCCTCGCTGTCGACCAAGCTGTCCGGCCTGCCGTTCTCGGGCCCGATCGGCGCTACCCGCATGGCGCACATCGACGGCCAGTGGGTCGCCTTCCCGACCCACGAGGAGCTGGCCCGGGCCACCTTCGACATGGTCATCGCCGGCCGGGTGCTGCCCGACGGTGATGTCGCCATCATGATGGTCGAGGCCGAGGCCACCGAGCACACCGTCAAGCTCGTCGCCGACGGTGCGACCGCGCCGACGGAGGACGTCGTCGCCGGCGGCCTCGAGGCCGCCAAGCCGGCCATCCGCGAGCTGTGCCGCGCGCAGAGCGAGCTGGCCGACGTCGCCGCCAAGCCGGTGACCGAGTTCCCGGTGTTCCTCGACTACCAGGACGACGCCTACGACGCCGTTTCCGGTGCCGTGCGCGGCGAGGTCGCCGAGGCGCTGAAGATCGTTCACAAGGCCGAGCGCGAAGAGGCCCTCGACCGGATCAAGGACAAGGTCCACGAGCAGCTCGACGCCCAGTTCGAGGGGCGCGAGAAGGAGCTCTCGGCCGCGCTGCGGTCGGTGACCAAGAACGAGGTGCGCAGCCGCGTGCTGCGCGACCAGGTCCGCATCGACGGCCGCGGCCCGCGCGACATCCGCCCGCTGTCGGCACAGATCGAGGTGCTGCCCCGGGTGCACGGTTCGGCGCTGTTCGAGCGCGGCGAGACGCAGATCCTCGGCGTCACCACGCTCAACATGCTCCGGATGGAGCAGCAGCTCGACACGCTGTCGCCGGAGAAGCACAAGCGCTACATGCACAACTACAACTTCCCGCCCTACTCGACCGGTGAGACCGGCCGGGTGGGTTCGCCGAAGCGCCGCGAGATCGGGCACGGCGCGCTGGCCGAGCGGGCGCTGATCCCGGTGCTGCCGGCCCGCGAGGAGTTCCCCTACGCGATCCGCCAGGTCTCCGAGGCCCTCAGCTCCAACGGCTCGACCTCGATGGGCTCGGTCTGCGCGTCGACCCTGGCGCTGCTCTCGGCCGGTGTGCCGCTGAAGGCGCCGGTCGCCGGCATCGCGATGGGCCTGATCTCCGACGAGGTCGACGGCAAGACGCAATACGTCACGCTGACCGACATCCTCGGTGCTGAAGACGCCTACGGCGACATGGACTTCAAGGTCGCCGGCACGCCGGACTTCGTCACCGCGCTCCAGCTCGACACCAAGCTCAACGGCATCCCGTCCGACGTGCTGGCCGGTGCCCTCCAGCAGGCGCACGAGGCCCGCACGACGATCCTCGGCGTGATGCACGACGCGATCGAGGCTCCGGCCACGATGTCCGACCACGCGCCGCGGGTGACCACGGTGAAGATCCCGGTCGACAAGATCGGCATGGTGATCGGGCCCAAGGGTCAGACGATCAACGCGATCCAGGACGAGACCGGCGCCGAGATCTCCATCGAAGACGACGGCACGATCTACGTCGGCGCGACCAACGGCCCGTCGGCCGAGGCCGCCGTCGAGCGGATCAACGCGATCGCCAACCCGACGCTGCCGAAGGTCGGCGACAAGTTCCTCGGCACCGTGGTGAAGACGGCCGCGTTCGGCGCGTTCGTCTCGCTGCTGCCCGGTCGCGACGGCCTGCTGCACATCTCCAAGGTGGGCAACGGCAAGCGGGTCGAGCGGGTCGAGGACTTCCTCAACGTGGGCGACAAGGTCGAGGTTCAGATCGCCGACATCGACGCGCGCGGCAAGATCTACCTCGACAAGGTGCGCGCCGAGGGCGAGGAAGCCCCGGCTGAGGAAGAGGGCGCCGAGCGTCCGCCGGCCCGCTCCGGCGACCGTGGCCCGCGTGACCGGGGCGACCGTGACCGCGGCGACCGTGGCCCGAGTGGAGACCGCGGCCCGAGCCGCGGCGACGAGGGCGGCGGCGAAGGCGGCGAGCCTCGGCGGCGGCGCAACCGGCACAGCTAG
- the truB gene encoding tRNA pseudouridine(55) synthase TruB, which yields MTSDGLIVVDKPSGMTSHDVVSRLRRLARTRRVGHGGTLDPMATGVLIIGVNKATRLLTYVIGADKSYTATIRLGQATVTDDAEGDVVSTTPAAAVTDEAVVSALVAQRGEIDQVPSAVSAIKIDGQRAYKRVRDGEEVAIPARRVTISRLDVLAIRRDGDVIDVDVDVTCSSGTYIRAIARDAGTALGVGGHLTALRRTAVGGFSLAEARTLDELEAVSPDVVNLPMADAARRFLPTRSATDEEARVLSHGGPLVAAGIAGPYAVLGPGGDLLAVVSERGDKAKPEIVLAAS from the coding sequence GTGACAAGTGACGGGTTGATCGTGGTCGACAAGCCGAGCGGGATGACCTCGCATGATGTGGTGTCGCGGTTGCGGCGGTTGGCGCGCACCCGGCGGGTCGGCCACGGTGGCACGCTCGACCCGATGGCGACCGGGGTGCTGATCATCGGGGTCAACAAGGCGACGCGCCTGCTGACCTACGTGATCGGCGCCGACAAGTCCTACACCGCGACGATCCGGCTCGGGCAGGCGACGGTGACCGACGACGCCGAGGGCGACGTCGTCTCGACCACACCGGCCGCGGCGGTGACCGACGAGGCGGTGGTTTCCGCCCTCGTCGCGCAGCGCGGCGAGATCGACCAGGTGCCCAGCGCGGTCAGTGCGATCAAAATCGACGGGCAGCGGGCCTATAAACGGGTACGCGACGGCGAGGAGGTCGCGATCCCGGCCCGCCGGGTGACGATCTCGCGGCTCGACGTGCTGGCCATCCGCCGCGACGGTGACGTCATCGATGTCGACGTCGACGTGACCTGCTCGTCGGGGACGTATATCCGGGCGATCGCCCGGGATGCCGGCACGGCGCTGGGCGTCGGCGGCCATCTGACCGCGTTGCGGCGCACCGCGGTCGGCGGGTTCTCGCTGGCCGAGGCCCGCACGCTCGACGAACTCGAAGCCGTCTCGCCCGACGTGGTCAACCTGCCGATGGCTGATGCGGCGCGGCGCTTTCTCCCGACCCGGTCGGCCACCGACGAGGAGGCCCGGGTGCTGTCACACGGTGGCCCGCTCGTCGCCGCCGGCATCGCCGGGCCCTACGCCGTTCTCGGGCCAGGCGGCGACCTGCTCGCCGTGGTCAGCGAGCGTGGCGACAAGGCGAAGCCCGAGATCGTGCTCGCGGCGAGCTGA
- the rpsO gene encoding 30S ribosomal protein S15, translated as MALDQEQKSKIRAEYATAEGDTGSPEVQVAVLTKRIAELTEHLKVHKHDHHSRRGLLLLVGRRRRLLNYLQKSDISRYRTLIERLGLRR; from the coding sequence ATGGCGCTCGATCAGGAGCAGAAGAGCAAGATCCGCGCGGAATACGCGACCGCCGAGGGTGACACCGGTTCGCCGGAGGTCCAGGTGGCCGTGCTCACCAAGCGCATCGCCGAACTCACCGAGCACCTCAAGGTGCACAAGCACGACCACCACAGCCGGCGTGGCCTGCTGCTGCTGGTCGGCCGTCGGCGGCGACTGCTCAACTACCTGCAGAAGTCCGACATCAGCCGCTACCGGACGCTCATCGAGCGCCTCGGCCTGCGGCGTTGA
- a CDS encoding M16 family metallopeptidase, which produces MTTRERAGASASARAVTRTLTTDPLGGTIRRTVLPSGLRILTEAVPAMRSVSFGVWVSIGSRDETPAQSGCSHFLEHLLFKGTKKRSALDISAQIEAVGGETNAFTTKEYTCYYARVLDADLPLAIDVMCDLIANSVLDPADVETERAVILEEIAMHEDEPGDEVHDTFATAVYGRHPLGRLISGTEETISPMTRRQIETFYRRNYVAPSIVIAAAGNLDHNALVRRVRTALAGTPLDTPAATPVGHRPSTPAVKLRTGQVAVSNKDSEQAHVVLGGAGIARLDQRRFALSVLNNVLGGGMSSRLFQEIREQRGLAYSVYSYASQFADSGLFAVYAGCAPGKVEEVLDLTRVSLATVARDGVTAAEVARGKGMAKGSYVLGLEDTGSRMSRLAKGEFLYDDPLTVDELLAKVDAVTLDDVNTLAAELCGQPMSLAVIGPFEEGDVRLS; this is translated from the coding sequence ATGACGACACGTGAACGGGCCGGCGCTTCGGCGTCGGCCCGGGCCGTCACCCGCACCCTCACCACCGACCCGCTCGGTGGCACGATCCGGCGCACGGTGCTGCCATCCGGCCTGCGGATCCTGACCGAGGCGGTGCCGGCGATGCGCAGCGTCTCGTTCGGCGTGTGGGTGTCGATCGGCTCCCGCGACGAGACGCCGGCGCAGTCGGGCTGCTCGCACTTCCTGGAGCACCTGCTCTTCAAGGGCACCAAGAAGCGCAGCGCGCTCGACATCTCCGCGCAGATCGAAGCGGTCGGCGGCGAGACCAACGCCTTCACCACGAAGGAATACACCTGCTACTACGCGCGGGTGCTCGACGCTGACCTGCCGCTGGCGATCGACGTCATGTGCGACCTGATCGCCAACTCGGTGCTCGACCCGGCCGACGTCGAAACCGAGCGGGCCGTGATCCTCGAAGAGATCGCGATGCACGAAGACGAGCCCGGCGACGAGGTGCACGACACCTTCGCCACGGCCGTCTACGGTCGGCACCCGCTCGGCCGGCTGATCTCCGGCACCGAGGAAACGATCTCGCCGATGACCCGGCGCCAGATCGAGACGTTCTACCGCCGCAACTACGTGGCACCGTCCATTGTGATCGCGGCGGCCGGCAACCTCGACCACAACGCGCTCGTCCGGCGGGTGCGCACGGCGCTGGCCGGCACCCCGCTCGACACCCCGGCGGCGACGCCGGTCGGGCACCGCCCGTCGACGCCCGCGGTGAAGCTGCGCACCGGCCAGGTCGCGGTGTCCAACAAGGACAGCGAGCAGGCCCACGTGGTGCTCGGCGGCGCCGGCATCGCCCGGCTCGACCAGCGCCGGTTCGCGCTGAGCGTGCTCAACAACGTGCTCGGCGGCGGCATGTCGAGCCGGCTGTTCCAGGAGATCCGCGAGCAGCGGGGCCTGGCCTACTCGGTCTACTCCTACGCGAGCCAGTTCGCCGACAGCGGCCTGTTCGCGGTCTACGCGGGCTGCGCGCCCGGCAAGGTCGAGGAAGTGCTCGACCTGACCCGGGTATCGCTGGCGACCGTGGCCCGCGACGGCGTGACGGCGGCCGAGGTGGCCCGCGGCAAGGGGATGGCCAAGGGCTCGTATGTGCTCGGCCTGGAAGACACCGGCTCCCGGATGAGCCGGTTGGCCAAGGGCGAGTTCCTCTACGACGACCCGCTGACCGTCGACGAGTTGCTGGCCAAGGTCGACGCGGTCACTCTCGACGACGTCAACACGCTGGCGGCGGAGCTCTGCGGGCAACCGATGTCGCTCGCCGTCATCGGCCCCTTCGAAGAGGGCGACGTGCGCCTGTCCTAA
- the dapB gene encoding 4-hydroxy-tetrahydrodipicolinate reductase gives MSDVREPIRVGVLGARGRMGIEVCKAVDAADDLELVAMIDQGDGLFSASDAGAEVIVDFTTPDVVMDNLHWCVDQGISVVVGTTGFTEQRLERIRGWLAHKPGVGVLVAPNFGIGAVLMMQFAAKAAKHFESVEVIELHHPRKLDAPSGTATHTAQLIARARAEAGIGPVPDATKDEVDGARGADIDGVRVHSVRSAGLVAHQEVLFGTTGETLTIRHDSLDRASFMPGVLLGIRAIRDRPGLTVGLDPLLD, from the coding sequence GTGAGTGACGTGCGCGAACCTATCCGGGTCGGTGTGTTGGGCGCCCGGGGGCGGATGGGCATCGAGGTCTGCAAGGCCGTTGACGCCGCCGACGATCTCGAGCTGGTCGCGATGATCGATCAGGGTGACGGGCTGTTCAGCGCCTCCGACGCCGGTGCCGAGGTGATCGTCGACTTCACCACCCCCGACGTGGTGATGGACAACCTGCACTGGTGTGTCGATCAGGGCATCAGCGTCGTGGTCGGCACCACCGGGTTCACCGAACAGCGGCTCGAGCGGATCCGCGGCTGGCTGGCCCACAAGCCCGGCGTCGGCGTGCTGGTGGCACCCAACTTCGGCATCGGGGCCGTGCTGATGATGCAGTTCGCCGCCAAGGCCGCGAAGCATTTCGAGTCGGTCGAGGTCATCGAGTTGCACCACCCGCGCAAGCTCGACGCGCCCAGCGGCACCGCGACCCACACCGCGCAGCTCATCGCGCGGGCGCGTGCCGAGGCCGGAATCGGGCCGGTGCCCGACGCGACCAAGGACGAGGTCGACGGTGCCCGCGGTGCCGACATCGATGGCGTGCGCGTGCATTCCGTCCGCTCGGCCGGCCTGGTCGCGCACCAGGAGGTGCTGTTCGGCACCACCGGCGAGACACTGACGATCCGGCACGACTCGCTCGACCGGGCCTCGTTCATGCCCGGCGTGCTGCTCGGCATCCGTGCGATCCGCGACCGGCCCGGGCTCACCGTCGGGCTCGATCCGCTGCTCGACTGA
- a CDS encoding MATE family efflux transporter: MDTAATAAPRRIAALALPALVVLAAEPLYVLVDTAVVGHLGSVPLAAVAVGGTVLTMAAWLGTILAYGTTGRAARRFGSGDRTAAVEEGLQASWLAFSAGLVIAVGMQFAAGPLAETLAGNPEIAGAAARWLRIAALGAPGLLLAAAGNGWMRGVQDTRRPLMFVLGANLLSAALCPILVYPAGLGLVGSATANVVAQTVAGVCFAVALLRERISWRPHLRVIGEQLRMGRDLLIRGGAFQLSFLSATTVAARFGTATVAGHQIAMQLWFFTALVLDAVAIAAQSLIGAALGAGDAIGARALARRIALIGVVCGVVFAVVIAAGAGIVPRLFTSDVAVRDQAAIAWPWFVALQPIGGLVFALDGVLIGAGDVRYLRNVTVVAALGFFVPAIWTAYVLDWGLTGIWAGLTLFVVVRCVAALLRLRSGGWAVVGAVR, from the coding sequence ATGGACACCGCCGCCACCGCCGCACCGCGCCGCATCGCGGCCCTCGCCCTGCCAGCCCTGGTCGTGCTGGCCGCCGAGCCGCTCTATGTGCTGGTCGACACCGCCGTCGTGGGGCACCTGGGCAGCGTCCCGCTGGCCGCCGTCGCGGTCGGCGGCACCGTGCTCACGATGGCCGCCTGGCTCGGCACGATCCTGGCCTACGGCACCACCGGCCGGGCCGCCCGCCGGTTCGGCAGCGGCGACCGCACCGCCGCCGTCGAGGAGGGCCTCCAGGCGTCCTGGCTGGCGTTCAGCGCCGGCCTGGTGATCGCGGTCGGCATGCAGTTCGCGGCCGGCCCGCTGGCCGAGACGCTGGCCGGCAACCCGGAGATCGCCGGCGCCGCCGCGCGCTGGCTGCGGATCGCCGCCCTGGGCGCACCCGGCCTGCTGCTGGCCGCCGCCGGCAACGGCTGGATGCGTGGCGTGCAGGACACCCGCCGCCCGCTGATGTTCGTGCTCGGCGCCAACCTGCTGTCGGCCGCGCTCTGCCCGATCCTGGTCTACCCGGCCGGTCTCGGCCTGGTCGGCTCGGCGACCGCCAACGTGGTGGCGCAGACCGTCGCGGGTGTCTGCTTCGCGGTCGCTTTGCTGCGCGAGCGGATCTCCTGGCGGCCGCATCTCCGGGTCATCGGCGAGCAACTGCGGATGGGCCGCGACCTGCTGATCCGCGGCGGCGCGTTCCAACTCAGCTTCCTGTCGGCGACCACGGTCGCGGCCCGGTTCGGCACGGCCACGGTGGCCGGTCACCAGATCGCGATGCAGCTCTGGTTCTTCACCGCGCTGGTGCTCGACGCCGTGGCGATCGCCGCGCAGTCGCTGATCGGTGCCGCGCTCGGCGCCGGTGACGCGATCGGGGCGCGGGCCCTGGCGCGCCGGATCGCGCTGATCGGAGTGGTCTGCGGCGTGGTGTTCGCGGTGGTCATCGCCGCCGGCGCCGGCATCGTGCCGCGGCTGTTCACGTCCGACGTGGCGGTCCGCGACCAGGCCGCGATCGCCTGGCCCTGGTTCGTGGCGCTCCAGCCGATCGGGGGGCTGGTGTTCGCGCTCGACGGGGTGCTGATCGGCGCGGGCGACGTGCGTTACCTGCGGAACGTCACGGTGGTGGCCGCGCTCGGGTTCTTCGTTCCGGCCATCTGGACGGCGTACGTGCTGGATTGGGGTCTGACCGGGATCTGGGCGGGGTTGACCCTGTTCGTGGTCGTGCGGTGCGTGGCGGCGTTGCTGCGGTTGCGGTCCGGGGGTTGGGCGGTGGTGGGCGCGGTCCGTTGA
- a CDS encoding glycogen debranching N-terminal domain-containing protein — protein MPDRNLQPLLHDLISTVRAPASVLCEPSGQIRAVGVQGMFHADVRVLSRAELSLDGRSVVPVANSPIGVGATAFVGLARWLGDPGPDPTVRVTRTRRLVPEGLDETITVTSTAAEPVSTVVSLAVDADLAPISPVKAGKTAAVDVRRSGLTWSAGDLSVAVTASADATVHDDTVSWAVTVAPHTSVAVSWQLRVTDPAALVRAPAAKAEWSRPTVTADDRRIERLVARSLDDLESLRLSLSTGPGDTFLGAGVPWYLTLFGRDSLWAARMLLPLGTEIAEGTLRVLAAHQGTAVDRDTGEAPGKILHELRRADTHASLPAAYFGSVDSTLLWISLLHDAWRWGLPAATVESLIPALEAALGWLGTYSDADGDGFLEYIDETGRGLANQGWKDSGDSIRFRTGQIATAPIALVEVQGYAYEAALHGAALLDAFDRPGAARWRDYAEAMAARFRDKFWVDGPTGSYPALALDRDKRPVDALTSNIGHLLGTGLLTAKETAQVADLLAAPAMSGGFGLRTMSTQDAAFSPLSYHCGSVWAHDTAIVIDRLARSGHAAAATTLADGLLAAAESFDYQLPELFGGDDRDALGRPVPYPAACRPQAWAAAAGVTLLHAATGLRPDVPAGTVSVTPLADAPLGAVTARGFRVGDASVDVTVAADGTASVSGLPATLRLEPAAH, from the coding sequence GTGCCGGACCGCAACCTTCAGCCGCTGCTCCACGATCTGATCTCGACAGTGCGGGCGCCGGCGAGCGTCCTGTGCGAACCGTCGGGCCAGATCCGGGCGGTCGGGGTGCAGGGCATGTTCCACGCGGATGTACGCGTGCTGAGCCGCGCCGAGTTGTCGCTCGACGGGCGATCTGTCGTGCCCGTGGCGAATTCTCCGATCGGTGTCGGCGCGACCGCGTTCGTCGGTTTGGCCCGGTGGCTCGGCGACCCCGGCCCCGACCCAACCGTGCGGGTCACCCGCACCCGCCGCCTGGTGCCGGAAGGTCTCGACGAGACCATCACCGTGACGTCGACCGCCGCCGAGCCGGTGTCCACGGTCGTCTCGCTCGCCGTCGACGCCGACCTGGCGCCCATCTCGCCGGTCAAGGCCGGCAAGACCGCGGCCGTCGACGTCCGCCGGTCGGGCCTGACCTGGTCGGCCGGCGACCTGTCGGTCGCCGTGACCGCCTCAGCCGATGCGACCGTCCACGACGACACGGTGAGCTGGGCGGTGACCGTCGCACCGCACACCTCGGTCGCCGTGTCCTGGCAGTTGCGGGTCACCGACCCCGCGGCACTGGTGCGCGCGCCGGCTGCGAAGGCCGAGTGGTCGCGCCCGACGGTGACCGCCGACGACCGGCGGATCGAGCGGCTGGTGGCGCGCTCCCTCGACGACCTGGAGTCGTTGCGCCTGTCCCTGTCGACCGGCCCCGGCGACACCTTCCTCGGCGCCGGCGTCCCCTGGTATCTGACGCTGTTCGGCCGCGACAGCCTGTGGGCGGCCCGAATGCTCCTGCCGCTGGGCACCGAGATCGCCGAGGGCACCCTGCGGGTGTTGGCCGCACACCAGGGCACCGCCGTCGACCGCGACACCGGTGAGGCGCCCGGCAAGATCCTGCACGAGCTGCGCCGGGCCGACACCCACGCGTCGCTGCCGGCGGCCTACTTCGGCTCGGTCGACTCGACCCTGCTGTGGATCTCGTTGCTGCACGACGCGTGGCGCTGGGGCCTGCCGGCGGCCACGGTGGAGTCGCTGATCCCCGCGTTGGAGGCCGCCCTCGGCTGGCTCGGCACCTACAGCGACGCCGACGGTGACGGGTTCCTCGAATACATCGACGAGACTGGGCGCGGCCTGGCCAACCAGGGCTGGAAGGACTCCGGCGACTCGATCCGGTTCCGCACCGGTCAGATCGCCACGGCGCCGATCGCGCTGGTCGAGGTGCAGGGCTACGCCTACGAGGCGGCCCTGCACGGTGCCGCCCTGCTCGACGCGTTCGACCGGCCCGGCGCGGCGCGCTGGCGCGACTACGCCGAGGCGATGGCCGCCCGGTTCCGCGACAAGTTCTGGGTCGACGGGCCGACGGGTTCCTACCCGGCGCTCGCGCTCGACCGCGACAAGCGCCCGGTGGACGCCCTGACCAGCAACATCGGCCACCTGCTGGGCACCGGCCTGCTCACCGCGAAGGAGACGGCCCAGGTGGCCGACCTGCTGGCCGCGCCCGCGATGTCCGGTGGCTTCGGCCTGCGCACGATGTCGACCCAGGACGCCGCGTTCAGCCCGCTGTCCTACCACTGCGGCTCGGTCTGGGCGCACGACACCGCGATCGTCATCGACCGGCTGGCCAGGTCGGGCCACGCGGCCGCGGCCACCACCCTGGCCGACGGCTTGCTGGCAGCGGCGGAGTCGTTCGACTATCAGCTACCCGAGCTATTCGGCGGCGACGACCGCGATGCCTTGGGGCGGCCGGTCCCCTACCCCGCGGCGTGCCGACCGCAGGCCTGGGCGGCGGCGGCCGGAGTCACCCTGCTGCACGCGGCGACCGGCCTGCGTCCCGACGTCCCGGCCGGGACGGTCAGCGTGACGCCACTCGCCGACGCGCCGCTGGGCGCCGTGACGGCACGGGGTTTCCGGGTGGGCGATGCTTCGGTCGACGTGACCGTCGCCGCCGACGGCACCGCGTCGGTCAGCGGGCTGCCGGCGACGCTCCGCCTGGAGCCGGCGGCACACTAG
- a CDS encoding bifunctional riboflavin kinase/FAD synthetase, which yields MERWRGYQAAPGGWGRSAVTIGVFDGVHRGHQAIIGHLVKRARDLDVRSVVVTFDPHPAEVVRPGSHPAVLTEPARKAELIEALGVDVLCVVPFTQDFSRLPAEEFVHDVLVESLHSSLVVVGENFRFGHKAAGDVPLLERLGRTFGFGVEGAPLVSSGDTVFSSTYIRSCIDAGDVRTAAAALGRPHRLEGIVVRGDQRGREIGYPTANLSTHRYAAVPADGIYAGWLLRRGERLPAAISIGTNPTFSGRERRVEAYILDFDGDLYGERVALDFVERLRETRRFDGVEPLVRQIADDVVQTRAALAE from the coding sequence ATGGAGCGGTGGCGGGGATATCAGGCGGCGCCCGGTGGGTGGGGACGGTCCGCCGTCACCATCGGGGTGTTCGACGGGGTGCACCGGGGACATCAGGCGATCATCGGGCATCTCGTGAAGCGGGCTCGGGATCTTGATGTCCGGTCCGTCGTCGTGACCTTCGACCCGCATCCCGCCGAGGTGGTGCGGCCCGGGTCGCATCCGGCGGTGCTCACCGAGCCGGCCCGCAAGGCCGAGTTGATCGAGGCGCTCGGTGTCGACGTGCTCTGCGTCGTGCCGTTCACGCAGGACTTCTCGCGGCTGCCGGCCGAGGAGTTCGTGCACGACGTGCTGGTCGAGAGCCTGCACTCCAGCCTCGTCGTGGTGGGGGAGAACTTCCGGTTCGGGCACAAGGCCGCCGGTGACGTTCCGCTGCTCGAGCGGCTCGGTCGAACGTTCGGGTTCGGCGTCGAGGGTGCGCCGCTGGTGTCCAGCGGCGACACGGTCTTCAGTTCGACCTACATCCGCAGCTGCATCGACGCCGGTGACGTGCGGACGGCGGCCGCGGCGCTCGGGCGGCCGCACCGGCTCGAGGGGATCGTCGTCCGCGGTGACCAGCGCGGGCGGGAGATCGGCTATCCGACCGCCAACCTGAGCACACACCGCTACGCGGCCGTGCCGGCCGACGGGATCTACGCCGGCTGGTTGCTGCGCCGGGGTGAGCGGTTGCCGGCGGCCATCTCAATCGGGACAAACCCCACCTTCTCGGGGCGGGAGCGGCGGGTCGAGGCGTATATCCTCGATTTTGACGGTGACCTCTACGGCGAGCGGGTCGCTCTCGACTTCGTCGAGCGGCTGCGCGAGACCCGCCGGTTCGACGGCGTCGAGCCGCTCGTCCGGCAGATCGCCGACGACGTCGTGCAGACCCGGGCGGCGCTGGCCGAGTGA